ACCTGGCGGATCGCATCTCCGCTCCCGACGGACGTTCCTCCGAACTTCATCACCCGCATACTGCTCGCTCCCGCACCCGCTCCCTGGATCGACTCGCCCGGCTACGGTGTTGCCACGGCGCCTAAGAATACCCAATGTGGGTGGCGATCCGGTAGCACCCGTGACGAATTTCACCAGCATCCGCGGGACACTCGACGCTTCCGGCTGACGCCGATTCGCGGTAGATTAGGCGGTGCGGCTCCCGGCGTACTGGAGCCGGGTAATTGTGGTTGCATGGTCGGTACGAGAAGGAGGGTGTCGATGCCCCATCGCATCACGATCGAATACTGCCAGAGTTGAGGCTACCGCGGTAAAGCCACCGGTGCGGTGGACGCGATTCTGGCGCATTACCAGTCCCACCTCAGCGAGATCACCCTCAAACCCAGCAGCGGCGGTGTATTCGACATAACCGTCGACGGCGAAGTCGTCTTCTCGAAGCACGACGCCGGACGCTTCCCGGAACAGGACGAGGTCATCCGCCTCGTGGGGGAGCGGATCCGCGCCTAACGCGTGTGCGCCGGGAGCCCGCAGCGCACAGCGGATGGCCCATCCATGTGCGCTGCCCCCGGCGATCCTGGCCCGATGCTGCGACCGACGGACCCGGCAGCGATCAGTCCCGGTGTGGACGGTCGCTGCCCGGGCGGGGGCAGCCTGCCCGCTTCCCTACGCCGAATGGTTGCTGGAGATCCCGCCGCGCCGAGCGGCGGTGAGGCTCATGCCGTCGCTCGCCGGGCGGGGCGATCAGGCCTCACCCGGCTGCGCGGTGGCCGGGGTTTCGAAGCGGGGAGGCACACGTGTCGTCACGGCTTCGCCAAGCTCGTCCAGGTCGAACGGCTTGTGCAGCAGCGCGTCGATCGGCAGCACCGAGGCGAGTTCATCGGCATTGCCCAGGGCGGAGATGGCGATGATCGGGATCGACGCAGTGTGCGCGTGCTGGCGCAGCATGCGGGCAGCCTCACCGCCGTTCAGGTGCGGCATCATGAGATCCATGACGATCAGATCCGGCGGTGCCGCGGTGGCTCGCTTGACTGCCTGCTCGCCGTGCGCAACGACCTCGACCACGTATCCGAGTTCGCTCAGGTACTCCCCCAATGCCTGCGCGAGATTCGGCTCGTCCTCGACGACGAGAATCCGCGACATGCCCAATCCCTTCCAGGTGCCCTTCCGGCCTAAAGCGAACGGATTCGGGACGACGGCCGGATAGTTCGCTTCCAACTGCGTAGCGGCCGATTGGTAGAATAGTCGACAGCACGGGACCCTGCACGGTGCGGCTCGCCTCCGCCCCGCCGAGCGGTCCGGATCGACGTCGCGCGGAGTGGTTCCAGGAGGATGGTGTGCCTGAAATCCGGCCGGTTGTGGTCGTACGAGTCCATGAAGTCGCCCTCAAGGGACGCAACCGTCCCTGGTTCATGCGCGTGTTGCGTCGAAACCTCGCGCACGCGCTGCGGGGCGTGCCGTACCAGGATCTGAAACTCCGCAGCGGCCGTGCCCTCATCACGCTGAACGACGTAGCCGAATGGTCCCAGGTCCGGGAGAGGCTGTCCCAGGTCTTTGGGGTAGCCAACTTCTCGTTGACGGTGGAGGCGGGCCTCCCGATCGAGGAGATCCGTGAGGCGATCGGGGCGCTGCTGGAGGCGGAGGGCCCCCCGCCGGGCACGTTCCGCGTGCGCGCCAAGCGCTCCAACAAGGACTATCCCCTGATCTCGCCCGAGATCGAGCGCGATCTCGGCGCCTACATCCAGCAGCGGACCGGTGCACCGGTGGACCTGCGTCGGCCGGACCGCACCTACCGCGTCGAGGTGCTGCACGATGCCGCATACGTCAGCAGCGAGACGATCCCGGGACCGGGCGGGCTGCCCGTGGGTGTCAGCG
This genomic window from Sphaerobacter thermophilus DSM 20745 contains:
- a CDS encoding response regulator transcription factor is translated as MSRILVVEDEPNLAQALGEYLSELGYVVEVVAHGEQAVKRATAAPPDLIVMDLMMPHLNGGEAARMLRQHAHTASIPIIAISALGNADELASVLPIDALLHKPFDLDELGEAVTTRVPPRFETPATAQPGEA